The following nucleotide sequence is from Bacillus marinisedimentorum.
CGAGATACTGATGAAGATATGTAGCAGCCCCCTTCACCATCATAATGAGGATGAAGCCAATTGAAAGATAAGGAATGTATTGATAATTTCCCGCGATGATAACATTATCGATTGTCACTTGTAAGATGATAGGATAAATCACTGTAATTCCTGTCACGAAAACAAGGAAAAACATAGACAGCAAAAAATTACGTTTGTAAGGCCAATAAAATTGTTTCAACTTTTTAAACGTATCCAATCAGGTCCCTCCTTTAAAACAGCCGTAAATATAAATATATCGATACTCGAAATATCTTGCCATCAGGATTAAGAGGCAAATCAGGCTGTTTTTTCCTAAAAAAATGCATATCTCTCAAAAAATTTTCGATTTTCTCTTTTTTTCAAAAATTCCACCTGATTGAAACGAGTTGCGGGTGTGAGTTGATTGCTGATATGCCTGAAATGAACACATGAGCAAGGCGCCCGCCTAGCAGAGTATGCATAAGCGAGGCATCACCGCTTATGACGATAGCCGCTGGCGCCTGGAGCTGGACGATTCCCTTCTGGCTTTTTATCCACAACGGTTAAATTTTATAATTTGTTTAACAATGAAAAAAGCCTGACGACGGTTCGTCAGGCTTTGACTGCATGCTTTTGATTTAAAGTGTTTCCTGGCCAGGCTTCCAGTTTGCCGGGCAAAGACCGCCTGTTTGAAGTGCTTGAAGGACACGGATTGTTTCCTCGACACTGCGTCCGACATCGTTATGGTGAACGACAGAATATACAAGTTCACCTTCAGGGTTGATGATGAACAGGCCGCGAAGCGCGATACCTTCTTCTTCAATCAAGACACCGAAGTCGCGGGATACAGTATGATTCGTATCAGCAGCAAGCGGATATTTCAAATCGCCAAGTCCGTTGTCGTCACGGGATGTGTTGATCCACGCCAGATGAGTGTGAATTGTATCAGTGGAAACGCCGATTACTTCTGCATCAAGGTCTTCAAACTGATCATGTGCGTCAGAAAGAGCAGTGATTTCTGTAGGACACACGAAAGTGAAGTCCATTGGATAGAAGAACAATACCGTCCACTTGTCCTGCTTCATCATGTCCTCAAGGCTTACTTTACCGAACTCCTTGTTTGGCATTACCGCGTCCATTTCAAAACGCGGAGATTGTTTCGCTACCATACGTTCTGCCATATGTATCTCCTCCTATAAAAATGAATTGTTTGTCCTGCACACTGGTTATTATAACGAAGAGTTACTTTTTAGTCAATGTTAAATAATAATTAGTGTAAACTAATAACAATTCAATTAACTCTTGTTATCGTATCCAAATTAAGGATTCCCCTTTTCCCGGCAAATATGCAGGACTTCCACAGATTCTTCCCTCTCCGTACAATCAAAGAAGAAAGTGT
It contains:
- a CDS encoding peroxiredoxin; its protein translation is MAERMVAKQSPRFEMDAVMPNKEFGKVSLEDMMKQDKWTVLFFYPMDFTFVCPTEITALSDAHDQFEDLDAEVIGVSTDTIHTHLAWINTSRDDNGLGDLKYPLAADTNHTVSRDFGVLIEEEGIALRGLFIINPEGELVYSVVHHNDVGRSVEETIRVLQALQTGGLCPANWKPGQETL